One genomic region from Magallana gigas chromosome 3, xbMagGiga1.1, whole genome shotgun sequence encodes:
- the LOC136273378 gene encoding uncharacterized protein, which translates to MAFGDFDVQFQDMDILNFLIDEENEDVLLQTIDLDLGFLNSVNEDKKLVSTVTEAGMDNSAQIETDPPKKRFKPTISKDMDELFEARQAPNTKRNTLWGLKIFQEWNLETYGNEIDLASVDPLTLANSLGRFYCEARPQPKKSKENESQNEEPLYHKNSLINIRAAINRHLADLKREIDIVHDKEFKTPNGILDGLFKERTRLGLSKPTQHKAIIDETDLLKIYTYLQGAKSSSTILRHAVWYFLAIHFVSRGMEFHHQLQVNSFKFHHDDTGKYVTLEHETLQKNRQGGISSNDGNNTDIRMYATGDKNCCPVELLQLLINKTDKNATSLFNQYFRDVLMDADKWFSAKPLAKRTFANFLKEICIAAGVKKNYTPHCLRATSITYLNDSGFEARHIMFMSNHKNESSLRSYNRSVSSNQKKSLSSTLSSMASASRPDENKALMPILGSSNVETPYQVPREVDLTSNVVNIANQTQKISPNTGFFNNSSFSNCTFNFSK; encoded by the exons ATGGCCTTCGGTGACTTTGATGTGCAGTTTCAGGATATGGACATCCTTAATTTTCTAATTGATGAAGAAAATGAAGATGTGCTGCTTCAGACTATTGATCTGGATTTAGGTTTCTTGAATTCTGTAAATGAAGACAAAAAACTGGTTTCTACAGTAACTGAAGCTGGCATGGATAATTCAGCCCAAATTGAGACT GATCCAccaaaaaaaaggtttaaaccAACAATAAGTAAGGATATGGACGAACTGTTTGAGGCCAGACAAGCCCCTAACACAAAACGCAACACACTGTGGGgactaaaaatatttcaag AATGGAACCTGGAAACTTATGGAAATGAAATAGATTTGGCTAGTGTTGACCCTCTTACCTTGGCTAATTCTTTAGGGAGGTTTTATTGTGAGGCTAGACCGCAACCAAAGAAATCTAAGGAAAATGAATCTCAGAATGAGGAACCTCTTTATCATAAGAATAGCCTCATCAATATAAGAGCCGCCATCAATCGCCATCTCGCAGATCTTAAGAGGGAGATTGATATTGTGCATGATAAGGAATTTAAGACACCGAATGGCATTTTGGATGGGTTATTTAAAGAAAGAACAAGGCTAGGATTATCCAAGCCCACACAGCACAAGGCCATTATAGATGAAACAGATCTGCTCAAAATCTACACTTACCTCCAAGGGGCAAAGTCATCCTCAACTATTCTCCGTCATGCAGTATGGTATTTCCTAGCCATTCACTTTGTTTCGAGAGGAATGGAATTTCACCATCAGCTCCAGGTTAATAGCTTTAAATTCCATCATGATGATACAGGAAAATATGTTACCTTGGAACATGAAACGCTACAGAAAAACCGACAAGGTGGCATTTCCTCAAATGATGGCAACAATACTGATATAAGAATGTATGCAACAGGGGACAAAAACTGTTGCCCCGTGGAATTATTACAGCTTCTTATTAACAAAACTGACAAAAATGCCACCAGTCTATTTAATCAGTACTTCAGAGATGTTCTCATGGATGCAGACAAATGGTTTTCTGCCAAGCCTCTTGCTAAACGCACTTTCGCAAATTttcttaaagaaatttgtattgCAGCtggggtaaaaaaaaactacacacCGCACTGTTTGAGAGCTACATCCATCACTTACCTTAACGATAGTGGATTTGAGGCTCGTCATATTATGTTTATGAGCAATCATAAAAATGAGAGTTCTCTCCGCTCTTACAACAGATCAGTGTCTTCAAATCAGAAGAAATCTTTGAGCAGTACACTATCGAGCATGGCATCCGCATCTCGTCCTGATGAAAACAAAGCTTTAATGCCTATTCTCGGGTCATCCAACGTAGAAACTCCTTACCAGGTACCCAGAGAAGTTGATTTGACATCAAATGTTGTGAACATCGCCAACCAAACACAGAAAATAAGTCCAAACACtggattttttaacaattcttcCTTCAGTAACTGCACTTTTAATTTCTCAAAGTAA
- the LOC105344214 gene encoding ras-like protein rasD — translation METHFLTVRGNGVERASSFSMEKPNILQIPIEARRRNSVPNSAFNSNFTECPMERVRSFSITPKGLRNRGDKIRRKSTLSIETNSSYQSNSSLQESEPRHSGCNNSNDSLHSLERFTVAVVGSGGVGMRTLKRQFTTSEELCINNCDALDNDDEEVCVCLDGEECLLSFVKEEDFMLQGPRSAVDTVLVVFSVIDTASYKNASKKLQVIRQDLQYDNPIFLVANKVDLARTRVVSEKEARKLADKYKCKYVETSVVLNHNIDELLVGIVRQARYQQGGFVMSGSTESIPKNRNKVARFTNILIDKIMNIGHKEIPCTNLFDV, via the exons ATGGAGACACATTTTCTTACAGTGAGAGGAAACGGAGTTGAGCGTGCATCGTCATTCAGTATGGAGAAGCCGAACATTTTGCAAATTCCCATAGAAGCCAGACGAAGAAACAGTGTTCCAAACTCCGCTTTCAATTCCAACTTCACAGAATGTCCTATGGAGCGCGTCAGGTCCTTTAGCATCACCCCCAAAGGTTTGCGAAACCGTGGGGACAAAATCAGAAGAAAGAGCACTCTAAGCATTGAAACCAATTCCAGCTACCAGAGCAACTCCAGCCTCCAGGAGAGCGAACCGCGCCACAGTGGCTGCAATAATTCCAACGACAGTCTTCATTCTCTGGAAAGGTTCACAGTGGCCGTAGTGGGGTCAGGGGGTGTGGGAATGAGGACCCTCAAAAGACAATTCACGACTTCAGAGGAACTGTGCATCAATAATTGTG atGCACTAGATAATGATGACGAGGAGGTCTGCGTGTGTTTGGATGGCGAGGAATGCCTGCTGTCTTTTGTGAAAGAGGAAGATTTTATG CTTCAAGGACCACGCTCAGCAGTTGACACAGTTCTGGTCGTCTTCTCGGTCATCGACACAGCCTCCTACAAAAACGCTTCCAAGAAACTCCAGGTCATTCGGCAGGACCTTCAGTACGATAACCCAATATTCCTAGTGGCCAACAAAGTGGACCTTGCCCGAACAAGAGTCGTTTCAGAAAAAG AGGCCAGAAAGCTTGCAGACAAATACAAGTGTAAATACGTGGAGACATCGGTGGTTCTGAACCACAACATCGATGAGTTACTGGTCGGGATCGTGCGTCAGGCTCGGTACCAGCAGGGCGGGTTCGTCATGTCCGGCTCCACCGAAAGCATTCCCAAGAACCGAAACAAGGTGGCCAGGTTCACCAACATTCTCATCGACAAAATCATGAACATTGGCCACAAGGAAATTCCCTGCACAAACCTCTTTGATGTTTGA